CAGGTACTATTGGAAATTTCCAGTTTACAACAATGAAATTGCTATTCTTTCGGTTTGTATTAGATGAGTGACAGGTGCCAGCAAGCTGTTACTCGGGAGGCGTTGCTGAAAATGGCATGTGTGTGGCTGGCTGCGTTTCTACTGTATGGGCCTGCCATCATTAGCTGGGAGCATGTTGCTGGTGGGAGCGTGGTCCCAGACAGAGCGTGCTACGCCGAGTTCTACTACAACTGGTACTTCCTGATGACGGCCTCCACAGTGGAGTTTTTCACCCCCTTTATCAGCGTCACCTACTTCAACGTCAGCATCTATATCAACATTAGGAGGCGCAACCTGATGAGGGAAGGCAACCCTGACGGTGAAGGACACAGGGAGAGCGGGATAGAACTGCAAGGCATGGTTCGGGAAGAGAAGCAGAAAGTGTTCTTCGTCAGCCCAACAGCACCAGGGAGGAGAGTTGGGGAGGCCAGAAGCTCCAGTCTCCCATGCACAGATGTGACGGCAGGACCTAGTGGGAGGAATACCAGGGATGGCGGGATGCTAGATCTGCCACCCCTCCAGCTGGAGGACCTGGTTCAGAGGCAGGTCGACCGGCgctacagaaccacagagcagGGTCACGGCAGGTCTAACATGGTGGATGCCAGCATGGCCACCTGCTTCCGCCTCTCCAGGGACAAGAAGGTGGCTAAGTGCCTGGCGGTGATcgtatgtgtgtttgggctgtgctgggcaCCCTACACCCTACTGATGATCATCAGGGCAGCATGCCATGGTCAGTGTGTCCAGCACTATATGTATGAGATCTCCTTCTGGCTGCTGTGGATCAATTCCTCCATTAACCCAGTACTCTACCCTCTCTGTCATACCAGCTTTAAGAGGGCCTTCATTAAACTGCTGTGCCCTTCTAAGATCAAGGTACAGCCCCAACACATGGAACACAAGTGCTGAAGCGCATTCTGAAGGGCATTTACTGCATATCCGCAGTCATTTATCGATTACGCATTGAACGAATGCTGATAGGAATGACATCTTTCTCACTTCTCTCACTTGCTAGAGGGAATGTGTTCTTGAAATTGTGTGGAAAGAAGAAACGAGACTCATAGCGCTTGAACTGGCAAATACCACCCTGAGCAGTGTCGTGAAGTGAGAACAATACAAACTGCTGCGCTTCCATTTGTGAGAACATTCTGTGGGAGAATGTGTTCAAGTGCAGGTGGGaagatttttaattatttggagATTAATTGTTAAGAACTAGCCTAATTGTGTCCCCCTGTCACCTCCGTTAGATGTTCTGCTTGGTTTTGTGCCTCTACCCAGTGAGCAGTTTATAGATAACTATGTATTAAAATTTTGTATTATGTTTTCAATGGTCCTGTACCCAAGTCTCTTGACAGTGGTGTGTAGTTGGAATCTTGTCATGGTCAAGTAAGCCATTTATGTAATAAACCTTTTCAAGAACAAATAAAGCCAGACTTCCTCTCTGAACTCACCTGCTTCTAATGCAATGAGTTGCCTTTGATCCACACCTGAACAAAAAGACCCTAAATTAATTGGAACCAGTGCTTTGTGACTCTTTAAAATGAAGCTTTGACTTGATAAAATTTAATCTTGGAAAGTAGCATGCTGAAAATTGCATTCCAGAGCGGAGCCATATCCTGCAGTCTGGTATCAAATTCTAATAACACTAAAGCTATTTGCTGTGGTTGCCAGctctgaaacatgaaaaataactgGCAGCAGTGTCAAGGAGTAGAACGTGCTCATTTGAAATAGTTAAATTATGTTCAAAGTATGGCTCAGGTTAAAACTATGATTGGGCAACCCaaactgagaagaaaaaaaacaattgctcACCCTGTTTTGTCCTTTTAGAAGCTGGTTTGGCTAACAGCCACTGCCAAATGACTAAATCGTAAATTGTActaaatgggtttttaaaaatatgaacagtCCAAAAGCAGAATGGGTGTTAACCAATGCAggaattaaattcaaatgaagaATTATAAGGAATGGTACTTGAAAGCTGAAGTGCTCAAGCAGGAGCTCAATTACTGAAAAGTGGCTGCTACTCAAAATATGCTAATTTATTGTAAGCAGCACACAAAGCACGTAGGTGAAACATTAATGGGTACATTTGCTGCTCTTTCTAAAACAGTAACTTGCACAAGCTTGCATATTTGAGAAAGCTACTTTTCAGAGACTCTCTgggaaaagattttttttttttttttttttttttttttaattcaccagCAACCCACTCATGCAACCTCTGCCATCCATTCTGAAGACCACAGACAAGCACGTGCTCTATTCTGAAACATGCAATGCCAAATGCTGCTCATCACACTGCAGTCTATGGGTAGGGCTTtgacagacatgagtcagaggaagtgACTTCAGTGACCGTCATGAATTCATGTGCCAGTGCAAACTGTTCTACGCTTATTTACATTATAATCGTGtctaatatgaataaaaaatatgtaaaaatgttaatcgGAAACCCCTTTCAGATCATACATTCCTTACTATTCACATACGGATATCAGCATCAGGGCTTCCTACAttcttgttaaattaaatatttttctttctttgccaaaaaaaagttttttgtttttggcagggtaagaatgaaaacatttcctGCTCCCCCTCAACACTAAAGGCTGCAAATTCTTTGGTAGAAGCTAAGAAGATAAGTTTTTTCATGGCTACAGAAGTTTTATCTTATGCATGATACGGTTCAGGATAAGGAGCATATCCAAGCATTTAAAACGCTGGTCCATGTGACTCAAACTAAACCCAAAATTAAACTGACCCACTACTGcctacttatttttttatttgtcgtACTATCACATTTGGatgtaacacaaaataaaagccGTTCTTTTAAATACTCatgtttaatgtaatatttgagaTCTGAATCACCCCACTTTCCCTAATGGCCCAATGCcacaaattaaagaaatgaagcacaaatattgtaatatatacCATTACCACTTGGAAGGGTCAAGAAATTGATACAATTCAGTCCATTTCATCCCTCCCTAGCTATGGTGGTGTCCTGGCTGTACATACGTCCTTGTGTAAATGTTGCACATTTTTAGCTATGTGTAAAATAAAGAGACTGGGtggttttctgaaataaaattgtgaaaaatgcCTATTTTTAACAAGGATTCATCCACACGCAATACATAGCTATAATCGTGACAGAAAAACCACATTTGGGGAGCTAAATAAACATTACGGagaaagtatatatttttaaaatttcatacgtttttttttcttcataaagcACATGGCCAATTAAAACAAGTTTTGTTGATTTACAAGAGGGAACTTATcagttaaaatattaaaaaagttaatttcccACACTGTAAAGGAACACTTATAGTTCACCTTAACTGCATGGGCTGTACAGAACACACTGATGTCAGCGTGGTAGAATTACTAAATAAACCAAATAGAAAAGATTGAGTCAACCATCTATGATGACAAAAAATCTGCAATAACAAAGAATTCAACATacaatgattacatttatattttcattcaatATTAACActtcattttgacatttaatcTACTTGGCAGCATAAAGGAATTAATCTATGATTAATAgcaatcaattatttatttgtgcaaatGATGTGATACGGATGatctttaattgttttttttttttgtttttgtttttttttactggtttaCAGTTAGGTTACGCATAAAATATGTAAAGgaacaaccccacccccaccccccaaaaaaagaaaattagttCCTCTTCTGATCAAGGTGGATATTTGTGAGATGGTAGAACTGTTGTTTAGTCTAGTTGTTTACCAATACCAAGATAATTACAAGGGACTGCAAATGGCTACTGTAAACAGCTGATCCAGTTACATATCtatacatacaggcacacacatacacagatgcatgcatcAGTGCATTCTTAATCATCGTTAGACAAAAAAAACGGTGCTTCCTCAATTTTAAACTGAAACCAGAACAACCACAAACACAGATGAGTGATGTTACCGTCCCTGTATTAATGATCGGTAATATTCTGCAGTTGACAAATGACAGACGTGTTTCTGCTGGTGCCACCTTGGGCATCAACAACACCGCAGTGTGGACTACACAGAAGCCAGAATGCAGAACATAAAAAAGGTTACTGGAATAAAGGGATGCCCCCAATGTACAGTCAGATGGAGACCACAGGCCCACATGTATACCACGTAACAGTTCAGGAATGATCGTGCAGAAGAATTTCTATGCGAAGGACAGTGTACGCACTGTATTCTGGGCACCTTGAAAAGGCACGCTCTATGAGAAAGAGAACCTAATGCAAGCATGGCGAGACTGTtgttaaaaatgagaaagaataAAGATGGAGGAGATGTGGGGCGGGTGAGGAGAGCTGGCGGTTACCGCCGGATGGAATCGCTAGCCGCGCGTCGCCAGGCCCCTAAAGGACCAGGCCCTCGTAGTTGGGGCCGTCGGCCTCGGGCGACTCCCTGCGCACGCGCAAGTGCTCCAGTGTGTTGTGGAAGTGTTTGTTGATCTGCTCCGTCTCCTCGCTCGCCTCCAAGTTCGGCAGATCTTCTCGGATCTTCTGGATCAGCTGGTTTAGCACTTGGACCGTCACCTGTggcacaaacaagcaaacacataaGCTGACAACTAGCAAGTACATTGGCTAGGTTGTTAAGGGGCTAGGTCTGGGCTGAGTTACTACTGGGACAGAAGTAAAGTTGTCAAAtgatatatatactgtaaatatacatgGTTAGGTAGCTCTTTAATTCCATTACTTAGCATCAATGGCCTCCATTACTTGAAGTTTACAGACTGAAAGCAGGTTTCTAGAGGAAGTGGAGCTGGTGGGCCAATAGGGGGAAGCCTTCATACAAAATCAAGTGGAAAAAACCAATCGCTAGGTGCCATAGGATAATGTGGTGGAGGAGGCGCTTTCTTTCTGAAGAAGCTTAAACTTAACCCGTGACTTGTGAATATTACATCCGATGACAGCAAATGCAAAGTGTTGGTAGACCCCAGGTGTCTGAGAAAAATCCTCTGCCTTAATAAGGCCATCTATCTCTACTTTTAGTTTTACAGATAAATCACTTTCCACTACCAATCGTATGTGCGATGAACAGTCTTGCACCAAATGGCTGTTAAGATACAGGTGGGTATTACTTGCCACATttagcaccccctcccccgtccctaAAAAGCTCAGAGAGATCAATGGATGGGGCTCTAAAAAGCAAGTCATTACTGTAATTGCTATGATTATTATAACACTGACAATATCCGTTTTGGCTGAACATTTTTGTTGGAACGAAAAACTATAATTTTGACATCATAACATGTTCTTAAGTAGTAGCTAGCAAACACTAAAAGTTCAACAGATAATAACGActgtcacattcatttaaaatgcacccCACTGACAGGAAATGAGGAATAAATCCATGGTTGAAAAGAGGGATTTTTTTTGCACCGGCCTGTGTGTAATTATTACGGAAGCGATTCCCCCGTGAACCACATGCTCGTGCTTCAGAAACCCGAACCCTCTTTCATAGCGAGAGGCTTTTCTGGCGAGGTGTTTTCCCCAGATGTGCACCACCAGCTGTGTGCCCCTCGGGACCCGCGAGAGAGCGGTCTCATACCGCTTCGTTCTCCTTCTCGTAGAAATAGATGTATCGGTTCAGGATCTCGATGAAGAGCTGGACCTGCAGTGATGGATCCATGCACTGGTTGGCGATTTTCAGAGCTTTCTTTAGGCACTCCATCACTCTCTTCCCGTCACGTATCTGAGTGGTTCATTTagaaaaagcacacagacagcacttaCTCTCACCAGCATGGGTCTGAAGATGTACAAAACTGCCCAGTACCGTTTAAACAGGCCTGTCAAAACCACTGTAAGAAACTCTGTGTGGGTCACAACAAAGTCCATccctgacacacaaacacaaatacacacacacacacaaaaaaaaaacaggttccgCGCAACTCCCCTCTCAGTCACAGGAATTGAAATTATGCATGCCCATTTCCCTTACACAGTTCCCCCAAAACTATTAATTTCCACAGCTGGTGTAGAGACAATGTAATATTAACCGGTATGTAATGTATCCAGCagtgcatttctgcaaaaacacagaacGCTTTATAGACGGACACGCATTCAATGGCACCGTCAACAAAAAGGAAATCATCATCACTTTCCCTTCAGAATGCATTCTGATCACTCCAGTGAAATGAACCACAAACTATAATTACTACAGAATAAACAGCCAGACTGTGACGCACGGTTTAATTGCCCGTCTGAACGAGCCGCGGTTACATTTAGGGTCCTATCGCACAATGAGAAACCTGGACGGTGATGCGTGCTATGACTCAAGCGGAGACAgatgcctgcctgcctgcctcccaCCTCCTCTCCGTTCTTGTCGGTGTTGTGGCCGGACCAGAAGAGGTGGGCGCAGATGCTGACGGCCCGGCACTGGTCCGGCTTCTTCAGCAGCTTGGAGGCGGCCAGCGCGCACTGCGTCCGCAGCGGCTCGTGGTTCTCCTCGCTGAAGCAGCGGGTCCTCTCGAACGTGCCGATGATCAGCGTGATGGCCGCCAGCTGGGCCTTGGAGTCGCTGATCTCGTCCTCGTACAGGGAGAAAGCctgcgggggggtgggatgaGTCAGTGTCACACTGACTCTATTACACTTACGTCATCGGTCAAGC
Above is a genomic segment from Anguilla rostrata isolate EN2019 chromosome 16, ASM1855537v3, whole genome shotgun sequence containing:
- the LOC135241552 gene encoding histamine H3 receptor-like isoform X1, with product MNQSTFTPGNISAFDMENQRAQYGHFSLLTSVFLTLLMTLLVFATVLGNALVILAFVVEKSLRTQGNIFFLNLAIADFLVGGFCIPIYIPYVLTGEWRLGRGLCKLWLVIDYLLCTASVFNIVLISFDRFQSVTRAMSDRCQQAVTREALLKMACVWLAAFLLYGPAIISWEHVAGGSVVPDRACYAEFYYNWYFLMTASTVEFFTPFISVTYFNVSIYINIRRRNLMREGNPDGEGHRESGIELQGMVREEKQKVFFVSPTAPGRRVGEARSSSLPCTDVTAGPSGRNTRDGGMLDLPPLQLEDLVQRQVDRRYRTTEQGHGRSNMVDASMATCFRLSRDKKVAKCLAVIVCVFGLCWAPYTLLMIIRAACHGQCVQHYMYEISFWLLWINSSINPVLYPLCHTSFKRAFIKLLCPSKIKVQPQHMEHKC
- the LOC135241552 gene encoding histamine H3 receptor-like isoform X2 codes for the protein MNQSTFTPGNISAFDMENQRAQYGHFSLLTSVFLTLLMTLLVFATVLGNALVILAFVVEKSLRTQGNIFFLNLAIADFLVGGFCIPIYIPYVLTGEWRLGRGLCKLWLVIDYLLCTASVFNIVLISFDRFQSVTRAMSDRCQQAVTREALLKMACVWLAAFLLYGPAIISWEHVAGGSVVPDRACYAEFYYNWRRNLMREGNPDGEGHRESGIELQGMVREEKQKVFFVSPTAPGRRVGEARSSSLPCTDVTAGPSGRNTRDGGMLDLPPLQLEDLVQRQVDRRYRTTEQGHGRSNMVDASMATCFRLSRDKKVAKCLAVIVCVFGLCWAPYTLLMIIRAACHGQCVQHYMYEISFWLLWINSSINPVLYPLCHTSFKRAFIKLLCPSKIKVQPQHMEHKC